A window from Zingiber officinale cultivar Zhangliang chromosome 7A, Zo_v1.1, whole genome shotgun sequence encodes these proteins:
- the LOC122000533 gene encoding metalloendoproteinase 2-MMP-like, translating to MNSSVFPFLLFFISAAAAFKFPQPPIKNPWLDFKNLSGCHLGENRQGVAHLKAYLCHFGYLPAEGRSNFTDSFDSILEAAIAAYQRNFRLDVTGELDAPTLEQLITPRCGVPDITNATSSALRGRNLYSYFDGAPTWPPAKTQLKYAITATSAVQIDIARLRVVFERAFARWSAVTTLAFEETESVPEADITIGFYRGSHGDEDDFDGPLGTLAHAFSPTDGRFHLDAAEAWVAEGDVADASSDEAVDLESVAVHEIGHLLGLGHSLAPEAIMYPTLRTRTKKVELTTDDVEGIQSLYGRNPNFREVSPSASSPETNAAAPVHGRTAAAAWTGRQVSCILAGIVIGLLLL from the coding sequence ATGAACTCCTCCGTCTTTCCATTCCTGCTCTTTTTTATCAGTGCAGCCGCCGCCTTCAAGTTTCCTCAGCCGCCCATCAAAAACCCATGGCTCGACTTCAAGAACCTCTCTGGTTGCCACCTCGGCGAGAACCGGCAAGGGGTCGCCCACCTCAAGGCTTACCTCTGCCACTTCGGCTACCTTCCGGCGGAGGGCCGATCCAACTTCACCGACTCCTTCGATAGCATCCTCGAGGCGGCAATAGCTGCCTACCAGCGCAACTTCCGCCTCGACGTGACCGGCGAGCTCGACGCGCCCACTTTGGAGCAACTTATCACCCCGCGCTGCGGCGTGCCGGACATCACCAACGCCACGTCCTCGGCCTTGCGCGGCCGCAACCTCTATTCTTATTTCGACGGCGCGCCGACGTGGCCGCCCGCCAAGACCCAGCTCAAGTACGCCATCACAGCCACCTCTGCCGTCCAAATCGACATTGCGAGGCTCAGGGTCGTCTTCGAGCGCGCATTCGCGCGGTGGTCCGCGGTGACCACGCTGGCATTCGAGGAGACGGAATCGGTGCCGGAGGCCGATATTACGATCGGGTTCTACAGAGGCTCCCACGGGGACGAAGATGATTTTGACGGCCCCCTGGGGACACTGGCGCACGCGTTCTCGCCGACGGACGGGCGGTTCCATCTGGACGCGGCGGAGGCCTGGGTGGCAGAAGGGGACGTGGCCGACGCGAGCTCGGACGAGGCGGTGGACCTCGAGTCCGTGGCGGTGCATGAGATCGGGCATCTGCTGGGACTCGGTCACTCGTTGGCGCCGGAAGCGATCATGTACCCCACATTAAGGACGAGGACCAAGAAGGTGGAACTGACGACCGACGACGTCGAGGGAATACAGAGCCTATACGGAAGAAATCCCAACTTCAGGGAGGTGTCGCCCTCAGCGAGCAGTCCGGAGACGAACGCCGCCGCTCCCGTCCATGGCCGGACGGCGGCAGCCGCGTGGACAGGGCGGCAAGTTTCCTGCATCTTGGCGGGCATAGTGATTGGGCTCTTGCTTCTCTAA